GGGGATGCCGCCGGTGCCGACGTAGCAGAAGAGGTGGCCGTGCGCGGTGGGGGAGGCGATGCTGTCCTGTGCCTCGACTCCGGCGATGGGATAGGTCGACGCCGCGAAGTAGCCCGACTCCGGGTCGGCACAGGCGCCGCTGTACGCCGTCCCCACCGACCTCCCCGCCTCGCCCTGGATGTTGAGCGCCAGCACGTGGTGGAAGTGGAGCTCGAGGTCGCCGTAGTTGGAGAACTGCTGGAACACGACGCTGTGGGCGCCGGGGTGGTCGGGCGAGGGCTGGCACTCGACCTCGGCGATCGTGGTGTCGTAGTGGTTGGCGTAGCGGTGGCAGTTCTGCACGAATGGCGGGAAGCGGGTCGCCAGCGACCGCTCCGCGGCGGTGGGATACGGGGGCGGGCCGGCCTTCGCCGCCGGCGCGACCGGGCGCCCGCCGGAGCGGGAGTGCATCAGCAGCCCGGCGCCGGCAACCGCGACCGCCACCATCGCGGCGGTGCCGGCGAGCACCGGCATCATCCGGCGGCGTCCCCGCGGGCGGTCCCCGGCGGCCGCCGGGCTGTCCGCCGGCGGCGGCGGAGGCGGCGTCGCGGCGGGCTGCGAGACCGCGGCGGCGCCGGTCGCGGCGGCCGGGGCCTCCGCCGGCGCGAGCGTCTCCGCCTCCACGGGCGCCTGCTCCGCCTCGGCGGCGGGCTCGGCGGTGCGCGCCCGCACCGCGGTCAGCTGCTCGCCGATGCGCTCGCGCGAGGGATGGGCGGCGACCAGCGCGGTCAGCTCGTCGACCAGGGCCTCGTGCCGCTCCAGCTCGAGGTCGGCCTCGATGCGCTCCTCGAGCGCGGTGAGCCGCAGCTCCTCGATGCGCGCCACCTCGGCGCGGGCCGCGCCCTCGAGGCTGACGCCGTCGAACGCCGGTCCGCGCCAGAGCTCGAGCGCCTCGCGCAGCACCGCCGAGGCGCGCTCCGGGGTGGAGCGGCGCAGCCGCCGGCCCTGCTCGACGAGGCGCTCGAAGCGGCCGAGGTCGACGTCGTCGGCGTCGACCCGGAGCAGGTAGCCGGGGGAGCGGTTCACCAGGATGCTTGGGGTGCCGCCACCGCCCCGGGTCCGGCCGGGCTCCAGCGCCCGCCGCAGCGTGGTGACGTGGGTCTGCAGCGCCTTCGCCGCCGCCTCCGGCGGGGTCCGGTCGCCCCAGAGGGCGTCGACGAGGCTCTCGGTGGAGACCACCATGTTGGTCTCCATCAGCAGCCGGGCGAGCAGCGCGCGCTGCCGGCCGGTGCCCACGGAGAGCTCGCGGTCGCCGTCCCAGACCTCGAGCGGCCCCAGCACCCTGAAGTCGAGGTGGGGCGGGGGCTCGGGAACCGGAGTGGCGGGGGTGGCGGCGGTACCCCCGGCCGCCGTGGCCCGCCTCGGGGTCCGCACCGGCGGGGGTGCGACCACCCGGGTCTCCGGCACCGGCGCGGGTGCGACCACCCGGGTCTCCGGCACCGGCGCGGGTCCGGGCTGGACCACCCGGGTGTCGGACACCGAGCCCGGGGTGGCGATGACCGTCGCCGACGAGCGGCGCCGTGCCCGGGTGGCACCGGCCCCGCGCGTCCCCCGCTCGCCGAGGGCGCGCCGCGCCG
This genomic interval from Candidatus Dormiibacterota bacterium contains the following:
- a CDS encoding BTAD domain-containing putative transcriptional regulator — encoded protein: MSGIPQVGAEFAGYRIERLLGRGGVGIVYLALDLRLQRRVALKILATELSNDERVRQRFAREPRLAASIDHPNIIPIYEAGESEGNLYIAMRHVDGCDLGALVRREGPLDAARAVAIVAQVGGALDAAHARGLYHRDVKPANILVVPRADPQSSDHAYVADFGITKNSSTRSLTKTGQYVGTLDYVAPEQIKGESVDGRTDIYALGCVLYESLTGVPPFQKDNDAASIYAHLAEDPPLLSAKRSGLPLGLDAVVVRAMAKSREERYATGTELAAAARRALGERGTRGAGATRARRRSSATVIATPGSVSDTRVVQPGPAPVPETRVVAPAPVPETRVVAPPPVRTPRRATAAGGTAATPATPVPEPPPHLDFRVLGPLEVWDGDRELSVGTGRQRALLARLLMETNMVVSTESLVDALWGDRTPPEAAAKALQTHVTTLRRALEPGRTRGGGGTPSILVNRSPGYLLRVDADDVDLGRFERLVEQGRRLRRSTPERASAVLREALELWRGPAFDGVSLEGAARAEVARIEELRLTALEERIEADLELERHEALVDELTALVAAHPSRERIGEQLTAVRARTAEPAAEAEQAPVEAETLAPAEAPAAATGAAAVSQPAATPPPPPPADSPAAAGDRPRGRRRMMPVLAGTAAMVAVAVAGAGLLMHSRSGGRPVAPAAKAGPPPYPTAAERSLATRFPPFVQNCHRYANHYDTTIAEVECQPSPDHPGAHSVVFQQFSNYGDLELHFHHVLALNIQGEAGRSVGTAYSGACADPESGYFAASTYPIAGVEAQDSIASPTAHGHLFCYVGTGGIPKLAWTNVGQLIVAQAAGDRSGPQAQADLLAFWEFAGPTGNPEPVAGSPDVVVKLLYHRYLQRDPESPDALSYWTDRLNSEGFPKVSNAFADSSEAKTRFTLPLMRGGVHGGAPAATPSPTP